A genomic region of Miscanthus floridulus cultivar M001 chromosome 3, ASM1932011v1, whole genome shotgun sequence contains the following coding sequences:
- the LOC136547073 gene encoding photosystem I chlorophyll a/b-binding protein 2, chloroplastic-like, which produces MALVSASSSSTTAVAALPRNGQRASSSFLGGKMLLRQAEAARPSFAVRAAADPDRPIWFPGSTPPPWLDGSLPGDFGFDPWGLGSDPESLRWNVQAELVHCRWAMLGAAGIFIPEFLTKIGILNTPFWYTAGEQQYFTDTTTLFIIELILIGWAEGRRWADIIKPGSVNTDPIFPSNKLTGTDVGYPGGLWFDPLGWGSGSPEKIKELRTKEIKNGRLAMLAVMGAWFQAEYTGTGPIDNLFAHLADPGHATIFQAFTPK; this is translated from the exons ATGGCACTCGTctccgcctcctcgtcctccaccaccgccgtcgcggcGCTCCCCAGGAATGGGCAGCGAGCGTCGTCCTCCTTCCTCGGCGGCAAGATGCTGCTGAGGCAGGCTGAGGCGGCCCGGCCGTCGTTCGCCGTGCGCGCCGCGGCTGACCCCGACCGGCCGATCTGGTTCCCCGGCAGCACCCCTCCCCCGTGGCTCGACGGCAG CCTTCCCGGCGACTTCGGCTTTGATCCCTGGGGCCTCG GATCTGACCCGGAGAGCCTGCGGTGGAACGTGCAGGCGGAGCTGGTGCACTGCCGGTGGGCGATGCTCGGCGCGGCGGGCATCTTCATCCCGGAGTTCCTGACCAAGATCGGCATCCTCAACACGCCCTTCTggtacaccgccggcgagcagcagtacttcaccgacaccaccacccTCTTCATCATCGAGCTCATCCTCATCGGCTGGGCCGAGGGCCGCCGCTGGGCTGACATCATCAAGCCCGGAAGCGTCAACACCGACCCCATCTTCCCAAGCAACAAGCTCACCGGCACCGACGTCGG GTACCCTGGTGGCCTGTGGTTTGACCCGCTCGGCTGGGGCAGCGGCTCGCCGGAGAAGATCAAGGAGCTGCGCAccaaggagatcaagaacggacgCCTCGCCATGCTCGCCGTCATGGGCGCCTGGTTCCAGGCCGAGTACACCGGCACCGGCCCCATCGACAACCTCTTCGCCCACCTCGCCGACCCCGGCCACGCCACCATCTTCCAG GCCTTCACCCCCAAATGA